In the genome of Mercenaria mercenaria strain notata unplaced genomic scaffold, MADL_Memer_1 contig_2795, whole genome shotgun sequence, the window CAACGCACTAGTTCCGTTAGGAGACAGCTGTCTTTTTGTCAGTCCAGACCGGTCAAAATCAGAAGGCAGTATGACGCTACAAATTTAAAACGTGGGATGGAGGCCATGAAGTCTGGCATGTCAGCATATCGTGCCTCGCGGGTTTACGGTATTCCAGAGAGTACACTGAAAGATAGGAGATCAGGGAATATCGTGCAAAGCAATCCTGGGCCTTCCAGAATATTTACTGAAAAAGAAGAAGTGCAGCTTTCAGACCACATCAAGTACATGGCTAGTATAGGGTACGGCTACACAAAATCGAATGTTCAGTACCTTGCAGCCGACTTTGCTGTTTCTCTTGGCAAGAAATTAATTAGTGACAAACCTATGTCTGACCaatggttttatggttttatgaAAAGGTGGCCTGATTTGAAGCTCTCAAAACCACAGAAATTGTCAATTCTAAGAGCAAAGAGTGCATCCAGAAAAGTTTTAGATAATTATTTTCAGGAAGTGTCAGATATTTTGGAAGAATATGATTTGCTCCATAAACCTGGGAGAATTTTTAACATTGACGAAACAGGAATAAACACAGAGCATGCACCACCAAAAGTTGTATGTGCAGCTGATTCTCAGCCACAAGCAGTCACATCACCTAGGTCTGCCACAGTAACAATAATTGGTGCTGGCAATGCTATTGGTAATCATATCTCTCCCTACTTCATATTTTCAGGGAAGAGGTGGAATGACCAGTTTCTGGATGGTGCTCCAGCTGGCTCCTCTGGTGAAATGTCAGACAGTGGGTGGTCGAACTCGGCTATATTTCAGAAGTATCTCACACAGCATTTTGTGAAACACATTAATACTTCAATTGAAAAAACACTTGTTCTATTTGATGGACACAAGTCACATATTACGTTGACACTCGTTGAATGAAGCCACAATATTGTGCTGTTTGTTTTACCACCGCACACTAGCCACATCACACAACCCTTGGACGTTGGTGTCTTTGGACCCCTTAAATCCATGTATCACCGGGAATGTCAGTTGTATTTACAGAGAAACCCTGGTCAGAATATTACAAAGTATGAAGTTGCCAAACTGGCTTGTAAACCTTACATGAAAGCACTCTCTGCTGAAAACTTGACATCGTCTTTCAGGAAGGCTGGAATTTATCCGTTCTCAAGTGATACCATTGACAGCAGTAAGGTAGCACCTGCTACTATCTACCTCAAAGAATGTGAAAGGAATGTGGTTAGTGATGTTCAGGAGAAAGAAAATACTCCTGTTATTGCTAAGCCGGCACATGTCAAGCAATCTGAGGACTTTTTTCAGTCGCGCACCATAACATCCGTTATCAAAAAACCTAAAAAGAAGTTTGTGCCGCCTTTCTTGGCAGGCAGTCTTTATAAGAAGGAAAACATAGACATTCTTAAATCTTCCAGTACCAACAAATATAATAAACCGGAAAATGACAATACTGTCACACCTGTGAACAAGAAACCAGCAGCAAAAACCTGCAGGCCgattaacttgaaaaaaaaaacacaacagtttCTTCTACTACAGTAGTAGCTTGCCCAAAAACCAGGTCCTTCAGCACACTATATAGACAATTCTGATACAGACTCAATGTCCATGTCTGAAGATGAATCGGCAAACTGCTGTGTATGTGGAAAATTTTCGCCACCTGCTCTAAAAAATTGTGTAAACCTAGTGATTGTTAAGTGGGCACAGTGTGACAAATGTGAGCACTGGACCCATCTGTCATTTTGTACTGATAAAAGTGTTGTCAGAAGGCATAGTGAATTTCTGTGCCCACATTGCCAGTAGTTACAAAAAGATAAATACGTTGTTGTTAAGTACTGTTCTGGTGTTTTTCATAGTTGAGACTGTTAACTATTTTATTCTAGATCAACTGTAAATTTTCAGTTGGACGTTGgaactttttttaaatcattatctaGTTATGGTGCGTTCACAGACTTAGATTTCACAATATATAAAGTTAAGCAGCGATATTTATCTGGATTTCCCGCTTGGTTGGTGGCCAGAGTGCTTAAAAGTCCGATATGACGGTAAGTGCAAATGTAGAGTTTTTAATGTCTGAACACTGTTCCATAGTTCAGTTACGCCGATAATATGGTGCTCTCCCTTGGAGGAAGCCCTTTTCACCAGCATGtatcagtgttgttattttcgtTGACCTAgattgtaaaactgaaaatatttgctCTCAAAAGATAGTTTAAAGGTCGTTTTATACCCAGTAAgttgtatatttgaaaaagtaaaatgtaaatagAACAGTCTCTGTTTTAACAAGAGGTCATTCAAATAACCCCATAGTCTAATCTTAGAATGAACTTCCGACCTCTGTACAACTATTATTAGGTACTGTATACCCACCCATAGCGATGGTGATTAATCAAACGAGTCTTTGATGGCTGAGCTTTGGTATTCATACGTAAAGGACCTCGGACactttcctattcagattgcctatccaattaagTAAAATCTGACAaagggctagacttctgaaaaAGCATAATAAAGGTAGTTAAAGATCATTTCTTGATACATTCgactaaattttacaagtttgtgaacaaaaaagatgactttgtagacatttctcattctcatttctattgaaatgtgaacaataaaaaattttccgttttaaacatctttcccaccagtgacgcaataaaatattttacatgcctttgtaaataattattatatacatgtgttGCAAAAATGGTgcttggtcacaggtgggaaagtgttcaaaattgaaaaaaaactaccTACAGGGTGTGAGTACAATattgttacattaaatatttttgacaattattgCATGCATTTCTTAAACGTTAAACATTGATATTTTATTCGTTATTTTAAATAGTTCAAACATGAAAAcactatagtatatatatatgaacaaaatgtcaaaatatttagaaaccaGCGTTtctatgaaatgaaaaatatttgaaaaatggtgtGTGCGTGATGTAAGATATTTTTCTGGTTGTTAGTTGCAGTAAGCTGATATATCATTAAGATATTTAcccttaaaatacatatattaacTTACAGTATGCCTTCCCTGCGACGTGCACGCCACCAGAACAGaggaagttatttttttttttttttttttttgtgttttatattttttattttttttttatatttttttatacctACTTTTTTTGTTCAAAGTTTATTCAACAGAATGCTACATTTGTTGTGTATCCAATACATTCCTGTCAGTTTTCTTGGCCAAGTTTATCGTTTTGTCAGTGTGTCTGACTGATCCCAAGTACCACATTAAACTGGCTATGTGTGAACAGCAACCAACTGTCCTCTTTCCAGCCTTGCATTGGCAATACCAAGCTGGGACCTTGTCTATCTCGTATTTAATCCAACAGAAGTATCTTTTTGCGTTGGAATGTCTGGACTGAAAACGAGATCGAAGCATGCCAGGAGCTAACAAGTGTACATCTATATTGTACTCTCCATCATCTGAAAGATGCTCACGTGTATAACTCCTGGCTTGCTTCAACTGGTAGCAGCCAAATGTCAAAGCTTGGAGTTGCTGTTGCGTTAGTTGGGGAAAGTCTGGCACAGCATCCTCAGCGTCCACAGATGTCCATCGCCCACGACTTGAAAGATGACCTCTCTCGACCTTCTCAAAAAGTTCATGTTGAGAGGCTTCTGCTTTGCGGAGCATTTCTCTCGCAAGCTCAGCATCATCCTCATTTGTCTGTATGAGTGGCGGGCGGTATGCATTTGTGGCAGCTGTCAAGACCCTGTTAAGGCAACCAAGGATATCCTGAAAATCGTGgtgaatcacatgatcaaaaaaCAACCACTTTTTCATTCTACCATGGTATGCCTCGACAGCCCATCTGATCTTGGTCACTAACCGACTCTGGTTGGCGTCTGTCAAACTGTGCTGGGCAATACCTGCTTTAAGAAATGCCGGCATCTTTGGTTCTAGACCGAGATCTTCAAAGACTTCTAGAAAATCACGGAAACCCCGATCCAGAATGCATACATCTCCCTCCTGGAACCAGTCAGTAAGATCATTGTGAAGAGAGAGAATGTGCTTGGTTATGCCGGCATCATTGTTCTTGTAGTTAGCGAGGTATGGTCCAACAGAGTCTAGAACATATCCACTGGGCAAGACCAAAGACATGAACTTATACAGGGGCCTACCTTTATGACCAGAATAAGTTTGACGTGCAAACTTATTGTCAGTACTTTTCTGGATATAATACAATGTAGTATGTCCCGTCCCATATCACACACAGTTTGCTATCGTATATGACAGAAGAATATGCTGTCATGTGCTTACTCAAGGCATCGTCTCTGGTTATATGGTTTGCACCAAGATACAAAGGCACTAGATGCCTATCTAGGTCTTCAGCTACAGATCTGAATGATCTAGCTGCAACTCGTCGTGCATTTTCTGGGTCATTTAGGTGTCCTACGACCAGATTACCTATCTGCTGAAAACTGAGGTTGGTTTTCAGCTTAACCCAGAAAATGAGCATGGCATTGTGTCTGTCCCGGTTGCAGCTAGACTTAACGCTTGGCAGGTATCCCATCATGGAACTAAACTGCTGCTTTGTCCACCCTGTCCATGAAGCGCAGTCCTCATCTGTAAATGATGGACTTAGAAagtcaagcttgaaagcagactgatctTGTGATGTATATCTTATGAAATCTTCAATCAGGTCTGCTGCCTCTTGACAATCCAAGTCTGTCAATGCAGTTTCATCAGGATTGGAGACAACTACATCTGCCGCAAGTCgtgaaccaagcaagtggcttagacATATACGACTAGATGTATGTGTCAACAACCTAAACCTGACCAAGAGATCTAGACGAGCTGCTATGGGGATAATGGTGCAAATgtcttttttaacctttgtaaaACATATCACGCACCTGGAATGCGTTTTAGGGGCAATTTGTGCATTAATTCTAACCAAAGAAATACTTGGTCTAGCATCCTCAACTCCACCAATTCCGGCATCTTCTGAACTAACCCCAGCGCCTCCAGAACTAATACCGACGCCACTAGTACTAACACTGGCACCCACAGAAGTGACCCCGACATCACCGCAACTAACGCCGATGTCGCCAACATTAATCCCAACCCCGATGCCACTGGCAGAACTATCTagcctttttctttttctgtataaCTTGCAAATGCAAGAGTTACATAATATGGAAGTATCGTCCACATTAATGTCGATACTAGCTAGATAGGTTCTGTGCCATTGATATGCTGGGCCACTCAGTGTTCTCCTACCATTAtatcttgttttattcttttttgtattgGAGTTACACAAAGCACATTTATCTGTTTTGCTGGCCATTATAAAAgtgcatgtatatagtatataactCTTACTATAATGCCCGGTCAGTTTTGTACATGTGTACTGCATGTGCCGATACAGTATAACagtagatgtatagaaaacaaactcaatgcatcagttatcatgggcactcgggtggaaaggACTAAGTACAGTTGTGGTATCAAAAGTTTTGTaccacttttattttttgcttttcagttattttttaaaaatgttaataaaactgacaatctgcattgtaaaaatgtaattattgttttaaaacattttataataggcATACCTTAAATTCATGtgcttatttcactgaaaatagaCATTGCACATTTTACGGAAAATATGACCCTTACTCGCAAAATGCtagaatttcaacaaaacaaatagaaaatgaaattatttttttgtgacagtttggtAGCCATATTACTCATTTACGGGTATTTGAAGCCAATACACAACATTATCTGTTATTGAAGTCATAAGATGGCATTCAAAGGTTTTGGGCAAAATCCCTATCATAATGTCAGATGTCCTTTGTACCggatgaaaaagtcattaaattctcCATTAGGCACTCGTGCGTGATAGTGCACTTTCTGCCTCTCTGAGTCCATGTGGAAAACTCATTATCTTTTCCGGAAAAGCGCTGAAGTGTGATAGTGCACTTTCTGTCTCTCTGAATACATGCGGAAAACTCATTAAGTTTCCTGACTTGGAATTCACGCGTGACAATGCACTCGATGCCTATCGGAACAAGTATGGAAACTCGTTATCTTTCACCGACTTGGAACTCGGGTGTTAGTGCCTCTTTCAAaccatcaataatatgatgttaaagaacattttgatagttttctaaaaaaaaatgccatcatTTTCAATGACCAATCTAGAGTTTTAGAACCGGTAAGGTACTTTTTGAGAAGGTTGCTAATACATTatcaaaaataagacgttttagggtccatttttacatttttggtgTCTGACATTTTTTGAAAAGCCTATAGGGTGCACTTTACCATAACCTAGGTGCCAaacggaaatgaagtcattaaatttcaaagtcatcctACAGGCTCGGGACTCGTaacgttagaaagatcttttcaagTAGGTTCGgaaaatatgtactattatgggtctatctctatccgttttccagatattgaggaaAATACCGGAAtaattcatccggaaacacccggcttcatgcctttattatcaaagataacctaggcatgttgggcatctaaccgaaggtctcgacgaGTACTATAAGTTGATatactcaaaccggaagtgaattCAATCATGCGTAAAATTCGTATTTTCTGCGCGttcctagactcgaacctggtTAAGTGAGGTATCGTTGGAAAGGTCTCGTCAAGAAGATTCggaaaatgtttactttgataattGTATTTCCAAGAGGGACCGAGTAATGAGCCAAAATCACTCAAGCGTTAAATGCCGGCTTACACCTTCATAATTGAACTAAAGCTAGGCATGTAGGATATCTAACCAAAGGTCTCGATAAGTACTAGATGGCAATAAACTTAAACCGGAAGAAACAGGGAGAAATGTAATAAATAGAGcctgaaaattataaatttagagAACAATGTATAGAGAGTTTAAATTTAGATATTGTGTGTgtatctgaaacacatttgttaaAGAATCAGTcattaaatttgtcaaatttttcattttatggtaACAACAGAACTCTTTTACATGTTAATGCAAGGTCAGGATCAGGTGGTGTGTGCATTTTAATACGTAAGCAACTGTTGAAAAAATATGATGTTACTGTTTTAGATGATAGTTATGAGGGAATTTTATGGTTATCTCTAAAAGAGAAAGCTTCATATAATACATTCAATGTATGTGCCATATATCTTCCGCCACAAGGGTCGTCTAGATATGTAAATGTTCAGGACTTTTTTGATCAATTGCTTACAAATATTTATGAGTTTCAAAATCTTGGTAAATTTGTAATCTGCGGAGATTTCAATAGTTGTATAGGGGATATGCTTGATTTAATAGAAGGGGTTGATGACATTAAAGACAGGAATGTGAGTTAGTTTAGTAAGAATATGTATGGTgattttttagtaagtttttaaCTGATAGTAACTGTTGTATTTTAAATGGTAGGAATTATGTTACTAATGATTTTACCTTTGTATAGACACGTGGTAAATCAGTCGTGGATTATATTGTTGTTCCATATGAACACCTAGATTTGTACCAAAATGTTGAAGTCAGTAGGCCAACAGAGATAAATGATGTtaagcattttatagaaaatggTATTGAAACAAGATTCATTCCTGATCACTCTATTATctcctgtgtttttttttaatgttgaatgcATGATAGATGGGAATGTACTTACATTAAATATGTGCACTAAGATTAAAAAAAGGTTTACTAAATATGATGTTAGTAATATTCCTCCAAATTTTTGCAGTGAGctacatttaaacaatattttaaatacagtAGAAACACTTGTGTCTGAGCATGACAAGTCCGCAATTGATAACATTTATGCAGCATTTTGTTCAGCTATAAATAAAGAGATGCAGGATAATTTGCCTGGTAAGGTTGTTGTTATTAAATATGGTGTATCAAATAAACGTAGACGTATTCGTAAACCATGGTGGAATTTAGAATTTCAAGATCTATGGAATGATATGTGTGAATCAGAAAAGACATGGCGCAAGTGTAAAAATGGTTCAAAACATAGATTAAagcataattttgttaacaaGCGTAAGCTAAGCTGTTTGACCGTAAGCTTCAAAGTAGAAAAAAAAGTGACTGGTTTTCGATACAGAACGAGTTGTTAACCAATGCCAAAAGTAACCCTAAAGAGTTTTGGAAGTCCATTGGTAGAGTAGGAATTAGAGATAATAGAGTAAATGATATCCCTATGAAAGTACTTGATAATAATGGTGAATTAGCACAGAATAAAGATGATGTTTTTGATAAGTGGCAGAATGATTTTAATACTCTTTATAATCCTACTTCTGTTTATAATATTGATCATGATTCTGTTGAGGTTAATATTGTTGTTGAGCCTAATGAAGGGAAAAGTGATACTAGTCAAGATTTTACACTGTCTGAAGTAAGACGAGCAGTGTGGGGGGTTGCAGGTAAACTCTGtatttaatgaaacaaactcACGTCTGATTCATACAGATGTATTCTGTGTACTATACCCGTTACAAAACAATACATGGTAAGTGACGTCTAACGCCACGCATAAGTTGGCGTCAGCATAACGTCAATATAATTTTGCGTTATTTCCGACATTCTGGGGCCCGCGAAAAGTGAAAGTACTAAAAgttcaatttcttaaatatatttaaacaattataaaacacttaTCAATATATAACGTTCGTTTCCTGAATTTCTGGTCATTGTCTCTAAATCACATATTTCACTTAATTGAAGAACACTCTTAAATTAAAGCACTGTTCATTTTTCATCGATCTCGTAGTTTTTACTTACTTAAAGTATCTCGTTTTTATAGATCTCCAAAGGGTAAAGTCTTACGATTGGTCTGGTAGTATGCCCACTTCCGGTACGGATTTTTGCTGCCCTGATCAGTCCGTCTCTTCCGGGTACAAGTTCCTCCACCACAGCCAGTTTCCATAGCAATCGAGAACTGTCATCGTGCACCTGCACGACATCTCCAACACGTATCGTCTGCTCGTTGCCCTACACTTTGTGTATGACGTTCACGTAGTGATGTAAGATAATCTGACTTCCACCTCGCCCACCAACGATTAATCAGCTCACGCTGGACTCGAACTCGTTTCGTTATTATTTGTTGATTGCTGATTATGGTGCTAGGATCTGTCGCATCTGGTATCGCTGTAATTCTCCGTCCAGTTAATAAGTGTGATGGGGTAATCGGCTCTGGATCTGTGTTTTCTGATGTGACGTATGTGAGAGGTCTATCGTTGAGGATAGCTTCTACCTCAGTAAGTGCCGTCTGTAACGCCTCAAAGGTAACGAATGCTCGACCTAACACTTTCTTTAGGGATGTCTTTACGAGCCCAACCATTCTCTCCCACCATCCTCCAAACCATGATGCTCGAGTTGGAATGAATTTCCACTCGGTTCCGGATCTGTTTATATGCTCTCTCAAGGTTTGGGACTGGAACATGGTCTTCAATGTGTTAGATGCTGCGTGGAATGTTGCAGCGTTGTCTGATATGATCATTCTAGGTAGTGAACGTCTGCTGACAAAGCGTCTAAAGGCTTGTATAAATGAATTTTCGGTGAGGTCATGCACAAGTTCAAGGTGAATAGCTCTGGTAGGTGATAGGTAAACAAACACACGTAAGCCTTCGATTCTGTTCCGGTTTCTGACTTCACAAACAGCACACCACTGTAGTCGCCCCCTGTGATAGTAAATCGTGGCGAACTTTCTACTCTGAGATTTGATACATTGTCGTATCGTCGGTATCCAATAACGTTGTCGTAAGTGGCATATAGTTGCACTGATACCAGAATGCAGCTGTTTCTGGTGTGCATCAAGTACGATAAGTCGCGTAAGTGGGTGTTTCGCTGGTAATAAGATGGGAACTCGGGTGTATTCATCAAGGGGTGCATTGTGTATACGACCTCCACATCTGATGTAGCCTTCTCTATCAATGTAAAGTCGTAATTGTTGTACCAGCGGTAGTCGTGATTTTCCAGATCGAAGGTTCTCAATAACTTCATTCTAGACTGTAGACTGACACTGTCGAATCAAGTTCATTTCTGCTTCTCTTAGCTCCGTAACAGTGATAGCGTCAACCATTCTATCTTGGTGTTGTGTTCTACAGTTGTCAATAAATCTCCGGACGTAGGCCGTAACTCGAAGTAGCTTCTGAAGATTGTTGAATCTGCTTACGTCAATCGTATCTGGAATCTGGGGTGTTGTTTGTCGCGAAATACGGGTATGCTGGTCATCTTCGGGTTGTATTGTAGATAGCACAGTGGTGTCTCGAACTTTACATTTTGGCCATTTTATCTCGTCGGTTAACCAAGGCGGACCTGTAAACCATAGTTTGTTGTCTTAGTATTGGCTTGCCGATATTCCACGGGTAAGTAGATCTGCGGGATTGTTCTGTGTGGGACAATATCGCCAACTTCCGGTTCCGGTctgattttttatttcttcaaaccGTCTCCGTATAAATCGGTTGGTGTTTTCCGGGTTACTCAACCAGTGTAAAACTATCTGGCTATCTGACCAGTAATCTATCTTTTCTATTCCTAGTGCTTTTCGTAGATGTTGGGAAAGTCGAGCTCCTATTACAGCCGCCATATGTTCAAGTTTTGGTAGGGTGAGGGGTTTCAATGGTGCGACTCTGTTCTTAGCCATTACTAATGATGAGTGATTTCTTCTGCAAATATAGGCTGTTGCACCGTAGGACTGAATACTTGCGTCGACGAATATATGAAGTCTTGTGTCGTCTGCTGTATCTTGATTGTCGTCTGTTTCGGCAAAGTAATATCTCTGGAATTGGGTTATCATTGCTGTGTTCAAGTCTGTTGCTATCTGTAACCACCTCTGTTGGTAGGATCTTGGTAGCATTGTGTCCCAATCGGACTTGTTTTTCCAAATAGCTTGAAGTAATATCTTGGCTTTCACTGTGATTGGGGTTAGAAAACCAAGTGGATCGTAAATCCGGGATGTGCTCTGCAGTATGTATCTCTTGGTCGTAATTGCGGTTGTCTCTATTGGTCTTTTTTTGGTATGTCATGATATCTGTCTCTGGTTCCCAGCGCAATCCTTATAGTTTGGTTACTTCGTCTTTGTCTAGAATGTTAAGTTGTCTCGCTGTATCTCTCAGTTTGTGACTGTTAGAATTCCATGACCTAAGTGTGAATCCTGCTTCTGACATGAGATCACGTGATTGATGGAAGTAACTGatgacatttgtttctttgtcaAGTCTGGATAAGAAGTTGTCTACATATAAGTCACTCTGTAGTCTATTGCTGACCCATGTATTTGCGTTTCTCTGTAGATGTTTCAAGAGCGTTGCGTTCAAAATGCATGGAGAACATACCGCGCCAAAAAGTACAGATTTAAACCGATATGTCTTAGTGCACTCTCTGGATTGGTTGGGTCTGAAAGCCAAAGAAATCTCGTCGTGTCTCGGTCATTTTCGTGTAATCCAATGTGAAGAAAAGCCTTCTCTATGTCGGTGACTTCGGCGTACTGTTTGAGTCTGAATCTGACTAGTATGGCTGTAAGATCGTTGAGCTCTGGGGGTGTCGACTGCAAACAATCGTTCAAACTCGGATGATTCCGTGACATGCGACAACTACAGTCGTAGACAATACGTACAGGTGTTGTAGATGATTCTTTCTTCACAGCGTGATGTGGAATGTAGTGGGCACTGTTGTGGGGTTGGTCTGTATCTGGAACTTCTTTTATGTAACCTCTGCTTTCTTGATCCTTGATAATATCTCCATAATGTTTCAATGGCACAGGGTCTTGACGTAATCTACTGACCAATGTCTCAGTTCGGCGTTTCACGATGTCGTAGTTAGTGGTCTAATTTCCAGGGTAATTTCGCTACATACTTGTCACCAGTAAACGTAATTGACGTGTCTACTCCTCTCTGGGATTTCAACTTCGCTCTGTTGAATGCCAAGGCTCTCAAGTTTCCaaattttttctagatcaatatcTTGGGGTGACTGCGTGATAACATTCAATGTTAAACTAGTCGTGGCTCTGCTAGATGACGCATGAAAAGGGACGGGACCGGATAGAAGATAGCCAATCTTGGAAGCGACTGCTGTAGGTCCTGGACCTGGGATGATTTCGTCTTCAACGATTCTCCAATAGTAATCTGCACCAATGAGAAGTTGAACCTCGAACGTTGTCTTCTGTCAGCGGATGCGCTAATTTGAGACCTTTCAAGTGCTGTAAGTGGGaaacatttttgttgtatttctGAAACGGTACTGCTATAGTTGGTACTATCAGCACATTAattggtattttttttctttggtggACGTAATCAAAAACACTGTGGCATTGTCTAGGTGGCGCACTTCATTCTTCGAATTTCCAAAACTCGCCAAGTGCAAAGTGTCAGTTCCCTTGGATGTAAGTCTAAGTTTGTCTGCATGCTCTCTCGTGATAAATGATCTTTGAGAACCCTCGTCGAAAAGAATGTTAGTATCTGCTGAAATGATACCGCATGTTACGGGATATATCGCTGTCTTAAGTAGCACGTGCGGCGTTTGTTGCCCACATGTCGTCTGCTAAAACGTGATATGATCGTAAGTATGCAACGCTGCAGTCTGATGTTGTAGCTGGTTGTCACTGACTGCTGATGCTGAAGACGCCTGTATTGGCGGTTGAACTTGAGATGAGTTCTGACATATACTGGTATGGTGTCTTTTCTGACAGTTTCTGCATCTTTTCTGAGATTTACAGTTAGATACTTGGTGTGTTCCCAAACAGTTAAAACATAGGCGTTTGTTTTTCACCACTGCGATTCTGGATTCGTAGTCCCTCATAACGTTACAATCATTAGCAAAGTGCGTATTGCTTGAACAAAATGCACATACCTTAGCGTTTGTAaaacgttgttgttgttgttgtgtacgTTGATGTGGATGCACGTGTTTCTTATCCCTGTCCTGTCGTGTACGTGGTCTAAAGCCTGAACCAGTTAACAATGACATCGTGGCTGGTGTTTCATGCAAGTACAAGTTACTGTTGACCTGACCTGC includes:
- the LOC128552428 gene encoding uncharacterized protein LOC128552428, yielding MLPRSYQQRWLQIATDLNTAMITQFQRYYFAETDDNQDTADDTRLHIFVDASIQSYGATAYICRRNHSSLVMAKNRVAPLKPLTLPKLEHMAAVIGARLSQHLRKALGIEKIDYWSDSQIVLHWLSNPENTNRFIRRRFEEIKNQTGTGSWRYCPTQNNPADLLTRGISASQY